One part of the Dioscorea cayenensis subsp. rotundata cultivar TDr96_F1 chromosome 2, TDr96_F1_v2_PseudoChromosome.rev07_lg8_w22 25.fasta, whole genome shotgun sequence genome encodes these proteins:
- the LOC120280413 gene encoding calcium uniporter protein 2, mitochondrial-like: MAFRKTLAKIYSQIRAPMAATTSSDALRRRMVSESGVEEGLLRRMLQRRPIFQAAVPPDRWIPTGDRLIERIRGLNRDRIRLDCLVPPPEEKEEEEEVRGRVSMEEVKKVLRASQMETVRARLREIPRSSIAYSEFVEICCKESGSQHGMGIARALDESGAVIVLGNVVFLRPDQVVRAIESVVTPNPNPKTQKNDPRKKELEELEKKKTEIDNKAETQVKRELWFGLGLLILQTGGFMRLTFWELSWDVMEPICFFVTSIYFMAGYAFFLRTSKDPSFEGFFESRFVAKQRRLMLDGGFDAQRFYDLKKAFGRSSGREELVSCDCHYKRTSFIAAPH; this comes from the exons ATGGCGTTCCGGAAAACCCTAGCTAAGATCTACTCCCAGATCCGAGCACCAATGGCGGCAACGACGAGCTCCGATGCACTACGGCGGCGGATGGTGTCGGAATCCGGCGTGGAAGAAGGGTTGCTTCGCCGGATGCTCCAGCGACGGCCGATCTTTCAGGCGGCGGTGCCGCCTGATCGGTGGATCCCCACTGGGGATCGGCTCATTGAGCGGATCCGGGGGTTGAATCGGGATCGAATCCGGCTCGATTGCTTGGTTCCTCCGCCGGAggaaaaggaggaggaggaggaggtgagaGGGAGAGTATCGAtggaggaggtgaagaaggTGCTCAGAGCTTCGCAAATGGAGACAGTGCGGGCGAGGCTGAGGGAGATCCCGAGGAGCAGCATCGCGTATTCGGAGTTTGTTGAGATTTGCTGCAAGGAATCGGGATCTCAACATGGAATGGGGATTGCTAGGGCTCTCGATGAATCTGGAGCTGTGATCGTTCTCGGAAACGTGGTTTTCCTTCGTCCCGATCAg GTTGTGAGAGCAATAGAAAGCGTAGTAACACCAAATCCAAATCCCAAGACACAAAAAAATGatccaagaaaaaaagaactgGAAGAGCtagaaaagaagaagacagAGATAGATAACAAAGCAGAAACACAAGTGAAAAGAGAACTATGGTTTGGTCTTGGCTTGCTAATTCTCCAAACCGGTGGGTTCATGAGGTTAACATTCTGGGAACTCTCATGGGACGTTATGGAACCCATTTGTTTCTTTGTCACTTCAATCTATTTCATGGCCGGTTATGCCTTTTTTCTCCGGACTTCTAAAGACCCTTCTTTTGAAGGGTTCTTTGAGAGTAGGTTTGTGGCTAAACAGAGACGTCTTATGCTTGATGGTGGTTTTGATGCTCAGAGATTTTATGATCTTAAAAAGGCTTTTGGAAGGAGTAGTGGGAGAGAAGAGCTTGTGTCCTGTGATTGTCATTATAAGAGGACTAGTTTTATTGCTGCTCCGCATTAG